The Streptomyces sp. NBC_00670 genome window below encodes:
- a CDS encoding serine/threonine-protein kinase, whose product MRPVGSKYLLEEPLGRGATGTVWRASQRETAGSEAAVAGRPGETVAIKVLKEELASDPDIVMRFLRERSVLLRLTHPNIVRVRDLVVEGDLLALVMDLVDGPDLHRYLRENGPLTPVAAALLTAQVADALAASHADGVVHRDLKPANVLLKQTGGEMHPMLTDFGIARLADSPGLTRTQEFVGTPAYIAPESAEGRPQTSAVDIYGAGIMLYELVTGRPPFGGGSALEVLHQHLSAEPRRPSTVPDPLWTVIERCLRKNPDQRPSAENLAHALRVVADGVGVHANSAAIAAAEGVGALLGPDLAPAPVPGTPGAADPPQVLPHTPGAQDPGGFHRDPTLPNGYDPNGATSVLPHTSGAGAADPTAVLPQTGAADPTAVLPPVPPGGPGQQGDAGGPEQPHPWQTQLRAARDRNDQTQVQYLDPNEDPLRRRPQRQVARPQQQPRRQPPPQDGYGYPQQQQPQQPPGQQRYAPQRAPQRRRETPQPQQYAPAPQHQPQRYAPEPQRPAPRPEREPRAPRQRGANPMKIPGLGCLKGCLFTLVILVVASWLVWELSPLQDWIGDGKGYWHQLRDWASSTADWVKDLGSN is encoded by the coding sequence GTGCGGCCGGTAGGCAGCAAGTACCTGCTCGAGGAGCCGCTCGGACGCGGCGCCACGGGCACGGTGTGGCGTGCGAGCCAGCGCGAGACCGCGGGCTCCGAGGCGGCCGTCGCCGGCCGGCCGGGCGAGACCGTCGCGATCAAGGTCCTCAAGGAGGAGCTCGCGAGCGACCCGGACATCGTGATGCGCTTCCTGCGGGAGCGCTCCGTCCTGCTCCGGCTGACCCACCCGAACATCGTCCGGGTGCGGGACCTGGTCGTCGAGGGCGATCTGCTCGCCCTCGTCATGGACCTCGTCGACGGCCCCGACCTCCACCGCTACCTGCGGGAGAACGGTCCCCTCACCCCCGTCGCCGCCGCCCTGCTGACCGCCCAGGTCGCCGACGCGCTCGCCGCCAGCCACGCCGACGGCGTGGTCCACCGCGACCTCAAGCCCGCCAACGTCCTGCTGAAGCAGACCGGCGGCGAGATGCACCCGATGCTCACCGACTTCGGCATCGCCCGCCTCGCCGACTCCCCGGGCCTGACCCGCACCCAGGAGTTCGTCGGCACGCCCGCGTACATCGCGCCGGAGTCCGCCGAGGGCCGCCCGCAGACCTCCGCCGTGGACATCTACGGCGCCGGGATCATGCTCTACGAGCTGGTCACCGGCCGCCCCCCGTTCGGCGGCGGCAGCGCCCTCGAAGTGCTGCACCAGCACCTGAGCGCCGAGCCGCGCCGCCCCTCCACCGTGCCGGACCCGCTGTGGACGGTGATCGAGCGCTGCCTGCGCAAGAACCCGGACCAGCGCCCCAGCGCCGAGAACCTGGCGCACGCCCTGCGGGTCGTCGCCGACGGCGTCGGCGTGCACGCGAACTCCGCGGCGATCGCCGCCGCCGAGGGCGTCGGCGCCCTCCTCGGCCCCGACCTCGCCCCGGCGCCCGTACCCGGCACGCCCGGCGCCGCCGACCCCCCCCAGGTTCTGCCGCACACGCCGGGCGCCCAGGACCCGGGCGGCTTCCACCGCGATCCCACCCTCCCGAACGGCTACGACCCCAACGGCGCCACCAGCGTCCTCCCGCACACCTCCGGCGCCGGGGCCGCCGACCCCACCGCCGTCCTGCCGCAGACCGGCGCCGCCGACCCGACCGCCGTCCTGCCCCCGGTGCCGCCGGGCGGACCCGGACAGCAGGGCGACGCGGGCGGACCCGAGCAGCCGCATCCCTGGCAGACCCAGCTCCGCGCGGCCCGCGACCGCAACGACCAGACCCAGGTCCAGTACCTCGACCCGAACGAGGACCCGCTGCGCCGCCGCCCGCAGCGCCAGGTCGCCCGCCCCCAGCAGCAGCCGCGCCGGCAGCCGCCCCCGCAGGACGGCTACGGCTACCCGCAACAGCAGCAACCGCAGCAGCCGCCCGGACAGCAGCGGTACGCCCCCCAGCGGGCGCCCCAGCGCCGCCGCGAGACCCCGCAGCCGCAGCAGTACGCCCCCGCGCCCCAGCACCAGCCCCAGCGCTACGCCCCGGAGCCGCAGCGCCCCGCGCCCCGCCCCGAGCGCGAGCCGAGGGCACCGCGGCAGCGCGGCGCCAACCCGATGAAGATCCCGGGCCTCGGCTGCCTCAAGGGATGCCTGTTCACGCTCGTCATCCTGGTCGTCGCGAGCTGGCTCGTCTGGGAGCTGAGCCCGCTCCAGGACTGGATCGGCGACGGCAAGGGCTACTGGCACCAGCTGCGCGACTGGGCCTCGTCCACCGCGGACTGGGTGAAGGACCTGGGTTCGAACTAG